Part of the Planococcus plakortidis genome is shown below.
GATTCCTGCACTTATTATGGAATTCCGGGACCGGCAAACAGCCGGTCCTTTTTGAATGCCCGTCAGTTATAATGAAGTGAGGTGATGGCAATGAGCACGCATTATTTTATCGGAATCCGGATTCCCGGGCAAATAGCAGAAAAGATTGGGCAAGCGAGAGACTCCTGGGAGCTGACTACCCATAAACGTCTAACGCCTCCTGCGGATATGCATATTACATTGGTCTTTATCGGCGAAGACCGCTTCGGGGAATTGGAAGAAATCGCAAAACGGCTCGGGCAAATCGGCCAAGCGCCGTTTCACTTGCGGCTTGCCGGTGTGAAGACCTTCGGCAATGCCGAAACGCCGCGCATCGTCTATGCCGCGCTCGCTGACAGCCCTGAATTGATGGAACTTCAACAAGCTGTAGGGCAACAATTGGATTCGCTGAAGCTTTCGACCGATCCGAAACCCTTTGTGCCGCATATCACGCTTGCCAGCCGTTGGAAAGGTGGCAGCTTGCCGAAAGATTGGCCGCTGGAAAAGCTGGACTTCCGCGTCGATGCGTTCTCTTTATTCGAGATTCATCCACGGGAAACTCCGCGCTATAAAGAAATTCAAACTTATCAATTGAAAGGCCGCGCATAAGCGGCAAGGAAAATGCTATGGATATTGTCTTTATCATTAACCCAACAGCCGGCAATGGGGCGGCACTTAAAAAATGGCGCAAATTTTCGGGAACGGTCGATTTTCCCCATGAACAATTCGTCACACGATCTTCAGGGCACGCGTTCCAATTGGTTGATCAATTGAAACGAAGAGAACGGGAAACTTTGGTGGTCGGCTTTGGCGGAGACGGGACGATGCGTGAAATTGCCGCAGCTGCGGCCGGCTCACGGCAACTATTCATCGCCTCGGTCCCCGCCGGATCAGGCAATGATTTTGCGCGTACGTTCAGTTGTTTTTCCGCAGCGCAGGAAATTAGCGGTTTTTTGGCAAGCCCTAAAGGAAAGTTAACCGACATCGGGCAAGTGGGAGTTGAAATAGAGCAGCTATTTGCCAGCAGTTCCGGCATTGGCTTTGATGCCGCTGTCGCACACGCTGTCAATCGTTCGCGAGTAAAGTACTGGCTGAATAAGGTCGGGCTGGGCAAATTGGCGTATTTGATTTTTGTGGTCATCACTCTGTTTACGTTCAAAAAATTCCGCCTCACGGTCGAATTGGATGGAGCGGTCCATCATTTTGAGGATGTGTGGCTCGCGACCGTCAGCAATCAGCCTTATTTTGGCGGCGGCATGAAAATATCGCCTCATTCGTCTGTCGATGATGGACAGCTCGAAGTGACGGTCGTTCACCGCCTATCGAGATTGAAACTATTGGCTGTTTTTGGTACGGTATTTAGCGGAAGCCATACGAAATTTCCGGAAGTCGTACAGTTCAGCGGCAAGCATTTTTCGTTCGCCGTGGACCGTCCCGTGCCGCGCCATGTGGACGGGGACGAGGCAGGAATAACGGATGCGCAAAAGAAAGTAAATTTTCGTGTTTCAGCGAAACAATGGCGTCAAGCAAAATTATAATCAGAAAGAGGATGTCTATACATGAGAGCAAGATATAAACCATGGGCGGCGGATTTGATCGCCGGCCATCCGGAAATCGTCATTCCGAATCC
Proteins encoded:
- the thpR gene encoding RNA 2',3'-cyclic phosphodiesterase — its product is MSTHYFIGIRIPGQIAEKIGQARDSWELTTHKRLTPPADMHITLVFIGEDRFGELEEIAKRLGQIGQAPFHLRLAGVKTFGNAETPRIVYAALADSPELMELQQAVGQQLDSLKLSTDPKPFVPHITLASRWKGGSLPKDWPLEKLDFRVDAFSLFEIHPRETPRYKEIQTYQLKGRA
- a CDS encoding diacylglycerol/lipid kinase family protein, with translation MDIVFIINPTAGNGAALKKWRKFSGTVDFPHEQFVTRSSGHAFQLVDQLKRRERETLVVGFGGDGTMREIAAAAAGSRQLFIASVPAGSGNDFARTFSCFSAAQEISGFLASPKGKLTDIGQVGVEIEQLFASSSGIGFDAAVAHAVNRSRVKYWLNKVGLGKLAYLIFVVITLFTFKKFRLTVELDGAVHHFEDVWLATVSNQPYFGGGMKISPHSSVDDGQLEVTVVHRLSRLKLLAVFGTVFSGSHTKFPEVVQFSGKHFSFAVDRPVPRHVDGDEAGITDAQKKVNFRVSAKQWRQAKL